The following proteins are co-located in the Chroococcidiopsis sp. TS-821 genome:
- a CDS encoding Fur family transcriptional regulator — protein sequence MQKEAAATKPIRSFEDAVAQCQALGMRLSRQRRFILELLWQAQEHLSAREIYDRLNQQGKAIGHTSVYQNLEALSSQGIIECIERSDGRLYGNISDSHSHVNCLDTNQILDVEVELPEDLLAEVERRTGVKITDYSINFYGYRQTQV from the coding sequence ATGCAAAAAGAAGCGGCAGCTACCAAACCAATTCGCTCATTTGAAGATGCTGTTGCCCAGTGTCAAGCACTGGGTATGCGCTTGAGTCGCCAGCGTCGCTTCATCTTGGAGCTACTTTGGCAAGCGCAAGAACATCTATCAGCAAGAGAAATTTACGATCGCCTCAATCAACAAGGAAAAGCGATCGGACATACATCAGTGTATCAAAACTTAGAAGCACTTTCGAGTCAAGGCATCATTGAGTGCATTGAACGCTCCGATGGACGCCTTTACGGAAATATCAGCGATTCGCACAGCCACGTGAATTGCTTAGATACAAACCAGATCTTAGACGTAGAAGTAGAACTTCCAGAAGACTTGCTAGCAGAAGTCGAGCGCAGAACTGGAGTCAAAATTACTGACTATAGTATTAACTTTTACGGATATCGGCAGACACAAGTGTAA